The following is a genomic window from Longimicrobiaceae bacterium.
CTGAGCTGGAGTGGGAAGTCCATTCCGGTGCGGGGTCCGGGTGGAGAGCGGGCGCGCCAGGCGGGCTCGGCGCGGATGGAGGGCGGGAAGGTAGCCGCCCGGGAAATCTCCGGCAAACTCGCGAAACGGGGGAGGGAGCCGCCCCGGCACCCTCCCCCGCTCCGTCCCCCGACTCGTCTTCCGGCTACGCCCGCACCAGCTTCCGGTACTTGATCCGGTGCGGCTGGTCGGCCTCGGCGCCCAGGCGCTTCTTCCGGTCGGCCTCGTACTCCTGGTAGTTCCCCTCGAAGAAGCGCACCTCGCTCTCCCCCTCGAAGGCCAGGATGTGCGTGCAGATCCGGTCCAGGAACCACCGGTCGTGCGAGATCACCACCGCGCACCCGGCGAACTCCAGGAGCGCGTCCTCCAGCGCCCGGAGCGTGTCCACGTCCAGGTCGTTGGACGGCTCGTCGAGCAGGATCAGGTTGCCGCCCTTCTGCAGCGTCTTCGCCATGTGGACGCGGTTCCGCTCGCCGCCGGAAAGGTGCTTCACCAGCTTCTGCTGGTCGCTCCCCTTGAAGCCGAACCAGGAGCAGTAGGCGCGGGCGTTCACCTCGCCGCGGCCCAGCTTGATCACGTCGGCCCCGCCGGAGATCTCCTGGTACGCCGTCTTCTCGCCGTGCAGCGTGTCGCGGCTCTGGTCCACGTAGGCCAGCTCCACCGTGGAGCCCACCCTCAGCGCGCCGCCGTCCGGCTCCTCCTGCCCCGTGATCATCCGGAACAGCGTGGTCTTCCCCGCCCCGTTGGGCCCGACGACGCCCACGATCCCGCCGCGCGGGAGCCGGAAGGAGAGGCCGTCGATGAGCAGGCGGTCGCCGAACCCCTTGGCGAGGTTCTCGGCCACCACCACCTCGTCGCCCAGGCGCGGCCCGTTGGGGATCACGATCTCGGCGCGGTTCAGCTTCTCGCGCGGGTCCTCGCCCAGCATCTGCTCGTAGGCGCCCAGGCGGGCCTTGCTCTTGGCCTGCCGCGCGCGGGGGGCCATGCGCACCCACTCCAGCTCGCGCTCCAGCGTGCGCTGGCGGGAGGACGCCTGCTTCTCCTCCTTGCGCAGCCGCTCCTGCTTCTGCTCCAGCCACGAGGTGTAGTTCCCCTTCCAGGGGATCCCCTCGCCGCGGTCCAGCTCCAGGATCCACTGGGCCACGTTGTCCAGGAAGTA
Proteins encoded in this region:
- the ettA gene encoding energy-dependent translational throttle protein EttA, yielding MAGPEFIYVMKDLRKVVPPNREILKGIWLSFYPGAKIGVVGPNGSGKSSLLRIMAGVDKDFNGEAWPAEGTRIGYLPQEPELDPALDVRGNVEEAVKHQRELMRRFDEINMKFAEPMSDDEMTALIDEQARVQDQIDAENLWDLDRKIEIAMDALRLPPPDARVENLSGGEKRRVALCRVLLEEPDMLLLDEPTNHLDAESVAWLEHHLAEFKGTIVAITHDRYFLDNVAQWILELDRGEGIPWKGNYTSWLEQKQERLRKEEKQASSRQRTLERELEWVRMAPRARQAKSKARLGAYEQMLGEDPREKLNRAEIVIPNGPRLGDEVVVAENLAKGFGDRLLIDGLSFRLPRGGIVGVVGPNGAGKTTLFRMITGQEEPDGGALRVGSTVELAYVDQSRDTLHGEKTAYQEISGGADVIKLGRGEVNARAYCSWFGFKGSDQQKLVKHLSGGERNRVHMAKTLQKGGNLILLDEPSNDLDVDTLRALEDALLEFAGCAVVISHDRWFLDRICTHILAFEGESEVRFFEGNYQEYEADRKKRLGAEADQPHRIKYRKLVRA